The sequence TGCTAGTTTGTTTTAGACAATATCAAAGTTTAGtaattattcttatttattttgataacagTTGTTCTCGAAACTATGGTGTTTGTGTTTAATCTATGTACAGTTGTTTggctttataaaaatgttgacatGTTGGATGGTAAAATTCCATAGTATGAAGTGTTTTGGTGTGTATTATGTAACATAGACCAGCTATTAGAGTCAATTGAAGAATATGACTCTCTAAATTTGTTAATCATGATGGGAGAGAACATGAATCTCAGAGCTGGTCTCTTTGTTTGGTGTGTCTTAATTGAACAGAAAGTACATAATAGTTGTGCTCAGAAAGTATTGAACAAACTTGGAAATCAACCTGaaaaccaataatattgaaaGTGGATAATGCAGTACAAAGTACCATTAAAAGAGTCTTAAATGAGCACAAAGTACCTTGTCCCAGAAAGAtatcaaacagtacataatttCAGCACTCTAAAAAAAGCGAACAAAAGTATTTAAAATGATGCGCAAAACAGAATCTGCATTGTGACCAATAGAACTAATAAGGGAGAACTGAAAATCTAAAACTCATGGGTATGAAGGAATGACAGTACACGTTGCCTTGTTGTGGTGAGTTTTCTTCTTACAGTTGGAACAACGGACGGACTTCCTAGCTTTCTCCCATGCATTCTTGATACGATTTCCCTTTGGCCTACCTGGTGGAACTCGTGGATGGAGTGGAAAAATAGTATCCTCTGGCAGATACTGCTCTGGCCTGTTGTAGTTGGGGATTGGTCTGATAGCAATTGAATACAGCTGCTGAAAATTTGTAACTTTGAAGTAGTTTTCGATATAATCTACGTATCGATCACCCTTGGCAGATATAGCTGCTGTAGCAtgagagcatggaaaaccataaacacgcCATCTTTGGCAGGTGCAAGTCTTGTTCAGCAGATCAACAGTGTGAgacctgcagatgcgtaaaaagctTTTCAGCACAAATAACTTAAAAAGCAGTACATATATGCAGCACTGCAAAcacatacaaaaaaacaaaacatatgatTCACTCCTACATGTATGCTATAGTTCAGTAAAAGTTGTTTTATGGGATAAAGCTAACCTAGGCGAATGAATCTCATACTCATACGCAGATGACTGAGTAACATTCCAAACTCGaccaatttgaatatgttctttAAGTAACGCCTCGTAGGTAGGAGTGAGCTTCTCTGGGTCCATCAAAAGACTCATTTCGCGACGTTCATTCATCAACTCCATAACGCGTAACCTATGAATGGAACAAAAAGAACACCTGTAataaattttgaacaaaaaaaaaatgaaccaaaaacaaagaaaacaccaacaaaaaaaacacacacacaaaccTGATCATGTGAACGAGGGCGCAGGCAGGCAACCTCTTGTCTTTCCGAATCCAATTATTGAAGGACTCAGCAACGCTTGATGTAGTATGACCAAATCTACAGCCAGTGAAGAATGCGGTGGACCAATGTTCCCTAGGCATATTGCGGCAATACTCAGCAACCCCAGGCCTTCCCATTAACTCCATTTCCATTAGTGCTTCTTCATATCTTGCTGGTGTGAGAGCATAAGTTGCTTTTTTGAAACAAGCCATAACTTCTTTGTACTTCTCGTCCGATTTCCTGATTGGTAAGTTTCCTTGCAAGTGGTAGTAACAATAGCCATGATGGGAAGTAGGAAAGTGTTTAGGAATAGCCCTCAACAATCCTTCATGACGATCAGACATAAAGGTGATAGGAGGGTCATCAACAATGTTGCTAAGATTGCACATAAACCAATCCCAATTGTCAACATCCTGTCCTGGGACCAATCCAAAGGCTAGCGGATAAAAACCTGGAAAAAACAAACAGTACATATATTATATACTGTCACTAAATATGTTGCTATATTCATAGACGTAACATATATTATGTACTGGAAAATAGACTAAGAATTTCCAGTACATAATAGACATATTGTACTCAAAAAAAGGTcttatgcttacatatatgaaTTAATGTGTGTTAGACACAATAACTTTTCAGTACATAAATGGTATACTCAAAAAGTTCCAACGATTAAAAGCAGTGAATAACTTGTAAACAATAACAAttaaaacgtaacaaagagcacttGCCTTGATTCCCATTCAGACAAGTAGCAGCCATAAGGGTACCTCTAAATCTCCCGGTCAGAAAAgttgcatcaacaaaaatcattggtcGAAAAAGTCTATAACCTTCAATACAAGCGCCTATTGCGATGAATAACCTTTCAAATGTCTGAGTTGCATCGTTAAACTGAAAATCCTCATAAGAGCCAGGATTTGTTTctttcaatgaattcacccacCAAACCAGATCAGAGTAAGACTTTACATCATTCCCAAAAATTTCGTGGTGTGACTGTTCCAAACCATGATATGCATGGTGATATTTGATATTAACACCAGCACCaacttttatataatcttcaatttcgcgaGGCTTGATAAGTGGGTTGTGCATCACACGATCATGAATAAGGTTGTGTACCAGCTTCTTCGATACTTTAGGACTTCTCAACTTCACACCAGCTCCACAAGTGTTCCTCCCAACATACTTTTTTATCCTAAAAACATCGCAAGTAGAATCAATAGCAACTGCATGGATCATCCAAGTGCATGGGACTTTACTGCATTTCATTGTGAACCTTTCACGATCATTCTTCACCTTTGTTACGCGATACCCAGTATTCAAACAATACTTTTGACAGGACAACCGAacagcatcaacaccaccactaaaAAGCTTGTTAGGATCATCAAAAACATTCTCCCACCCATTGGACAGAAGAGGTTTAACAATTTATTTTCCATCAGTTTCATAACTATCTCTATCTGCCCTAATCAGTTCTGAATTGTTGTCGACGTCGCTGAATGTAGAGGAACTACATCCACCAGCAGAAAGAAAATCCACATGCAGCTCAAAGAACGCCGATTACTTTGAAAAATGCAAGGCAGCGAGACCATGAAGTTGAAAGTCAGCAATCACAGGCACTTTGacaccattctcaacataagtgatgataatctcagaagggttcaaggttctccagttttcacaaataagaaatttcaggtcatcaatactagacttaaaagtaacgaggtgagcaaaatgatgatgcttatagtaaatgtatgcatagcagtaggtatttggattggaacactctgcgtcagacatgttttgaacctgcaaatatgacaaagatgtaacagtattaaaatacagtatttcacatacgtactcatgggtcaaactaaaaaaagtgagagatctatgcaagaaacagaatctaagagcagaaacaatgagtatgtcatatatgtactgctggataatacgatctgaaagtgagaacaaacctgattttgaaaagaaaacagaaagataatcaaatcgaaagctaaaataagctaaaaacttaacaatctaaccaaataactgaataaatacgaacaagattcataaaaaacaaacagaacacaaccaatctccatgatccaaaattcaaatctaaacatgattcaaaaactgtagcagaaacaatgagtatgtcatatatgtactgctggataatacgatctgaaagtgaaaacaaacctgattttgaaaagaaaacagaaagataatcaaatcgaaagctaaaataagctaaaaacttaacaatctaaccaaataactgaataaatacgaacaagattcataaaaaacaaatagaacacaaccaatctccatgatccaaaattcaaatcttaaacatgattcaaaaactgtagcagaaacaatgagtatgtcatatatgtactgctggataatacgatctgaaagtgaaaacaaacctgattttgaaaagaaaacagaaagataatcaaatcgaaagctaaaataagctaaaaacttaacaatctaaccaaataacttaataaatacgaacaagattcataaaaaacaaacagaacacaaccaatctccatgatccaaaattcaaatcttaaacatgattcaaaagctgtagcagaaacaatgagtatgtcatatatgtactgctggataatacgatctgaaagtgagaacaaaactgattttgaaaagaaaacagaaagataatcaaatcgaaagctaaaataagctaaaaacttaacaatctaaccaaataactgaataaatacgaacaagattcataaaaaacaaacagaacacaaccaatctccatgatacaaaattcaaatcttaaacatgattcaaaaactgtagcagaaacaatgagtatgtcatatatgtactgctggataatacgatctgaaagtgaaaacaaacctgattttgaaaagaaaacagaaagataatcaaatcgaaagctaaaataagctaaaaacttaacaatctaaccaaataactgaataaatacgaacaagattaataaaaaaacaaacagaacacaaccaatctccatgatccaaaattcaaatcttaaacatgattcaaaaactgtagcagaaacaatgagtatgtcatatatgtactgctggatgaTACGATCTAAAAGTGagaacaaaactgattttgaaaagtaaacagaaagataatcaaatcgaaagctaaaataagctaaaaacttaacaatctaaccaaataactgaataaatacgaacaagattcataaaaaacaaacagaacacaaccaatctccatgatccaaaattcaaatcttaaacatgattcaaaaactgtagcagaaacaatgagtatgtcatatatgtactgctggataatacgatcggaaagtgaaaacaaacctgattttgaaaagaaaacagaaagataatcaaatcgaaagctaaaataagctaaaaacttaacaatctaaccaaataactgaataaatacgaacaagattcataaaaaacaaacagaacacaaccaatctccatgatccaaaattcaaatcttaaacatgattcaaaaactgtagcagaaacaatgagtatgtcatatatgtactgctggataatacgatctgaaagtgagaacaaaactgattttgaaaaaagaaaagaaagataatcaaatcgaaagctaaaataagctaaaaacttaacaatctaaccaaataactgaataaatacgaacaagattcataaaaaacaaacagaacacaaccaatctccatgatccaaaattcaaatcttaaacatgattcaaaaactgtagcagaaacaatgagtatgtcatatatgtactgctggataatacgatctgaaagtgaaaacaaacctgattttgaaaagaaaacagaaagataatcaaatcgaaagctaaaataagctaaaaacttaacaatctaaccaaataactgaataaatacgaacaagattcatgaaaaacaaacagaacacaaccaatctccatgatccaaaattcaaatcttaaacatgattcaaaaactgtagcagaaacaatgagtatgtcatatatgtactgctggataatacgatctgaaagtgaaaacaaacctgattttgaaaagaaaacagaaagataatcaaatcgaaagctaaaataagctaaaaacttaacaatctaaccaaataactgaataaatacgaacaagattcataaaaaacaaacagaacacaaccaatctccat comes from Papaver somniferum cultivar HN1 chromosome 7, ASM357369v1, whole genome shotgun sequence and encodes:
- the LOC113296483 gene encoding protein FAR1-RELATED SEQUENCE 6-like — protein: MKCSKVPCTWMIHAVAIDSTCDVFRIKKYVGRNTCGAGVKLRSPKVSKKLVHNLIHDRVMHNPLIKPREIEDYIKVGAGVNIKYHHAYHGLEQSHHEIFGNDVKSYSDLVWWVNSLKETNPGSYEDFQFNDATQTFERLFIAIGACIEGYRLFRPMIFVDATFLTGRFRGTLMAATCLNGNQGFYPLAFGLVPGQDVDNWDWFMCNLSNIVDDPPITFMSDRHEGLLRAIPKHFPTSHHGYCYYHLQGNLPIRKSDEKYKEVMACFKKATYALTPARYEEALMEMELMGRPGVAEYCRNMPREHWSTAFFTGCRFGHTTSSVAESFNNWIRKDKRLPACALVFFLFHS